DNA sequence from the Brachybacterium avium genome:
CCTCCGGCGGCATCCGGTGCGAAGGCGGTGCGGAAGATATATACCTCCACGACCTCCGAGGAGTAGTACGGGCCACCACCGGTCAACGCCTGGATCAGGGCGAAGGCGTGCAGGTTCTCGTTCGCGGTGAGGATCACGATGATCACCGCGAAGGGGATCAGGATCGGCAGGGTGATCTTGATGAGCTGCTGGACGGCGCCGGCCCCGTCGACCTCGGCAGCCTCGTAGTACTCCGACGGCACGGTCTGCAGCGCAGCGAGCCAGTAGATGAGGGTCATCCCGAAGTTCTTCCACGTATGGAGCAGCAGTGCGCTCCACAGTGCCAGGTGCGGATCTGACAGGAACTCGATCGGGGTGTCGGTGAGCCCAGTGCTCTTGAGGAAGAAGGCGATCGGCCCGTTGCTGGGGGAGAGGACGAAGGTGAGCACGACGCCGATGACCGAGGCGGCCGCCATCACCGGCAGGAAGAACACCGTACGGAAGAAGGTCGAGAGTCTGCCGCGGATGATGTTGTTCAGGACGATCGCGAGGATCAGTGCGAGCGCGACGCGCAGCGGGACCCCGATGAGGACGAAGACCATCGAACGGCCGAAGGATCCCCAGAACATCCCGTCGCCGAGGAGCTCGCGGTAGTTGGACAGGCCCACGAAGCTCTTGGCATCGCTGAACCCGTTCCACTGCGTGAGGGAGAAGTACCAGGAGGCGCCCATCGGGTAGAAGACGAACATGGCGGTCAGCACCATGCCGGGGATGATGAAGAGATAGATCCAGAACAGATCACCGCGGCGCGCGCGCACCCGCCGGGCGGGCGCGCGCCGACGAGGCGGCGAGAGGGCGGTCGAGGTCATCTCAGCCCTCGAGC
Encoded proteins:
- a CDS encoding carbohydrate ABC transporter permease, whose protein sequence is MTSTALSPPRRRAPARRVRARRGDLFWIYLFIIPGMVLTAMFVFYPMGASWYFSLTQWNGFSDAKSFVGLSNYRELLGDGMFWGSFGRSMVFVLIGVPLRVALALILAIVLNNIIRGRLSTFFRTVFFLPVMAAASVIGVVLTFVLSPSNGPIAFFLKSTGLTDTPIEFLSDPHLALWSALLLHTWKNFGMTLIYWLAALQTVPSEYYEAAEVDGAGAVQQLIKITLPILIPFAVIIVILTANENLHAFALIQALTGGGPYYSSEVVEVYIFRTAFAPDAAGGIPRLGYASAAGCFFGLATLLIALLQAWALKLVADQRARLDR